The genomic interval GCACATCGCCAACATGCTGAAGCTCGCGGGCACACCCGAGGCGCAAGCCAAGACGCAGGCGCAGCAGGTGATGGACATCGAGATGAAGCTGGCGAACGCGTCGATGACGCCGACCGAGCGTCGCGACACCACCAAGCTCGACCACTGGACGAAGATCTCCGACCTGGAAGCGATGACGCCATCGTTCGCGTGGGACAAGTATTTCGTCGAGGTGGGCGCGCCAAAGATCATCGAGTTGAACGTAGGGAATCCGGGATTCTTCACCGCTCTCGACGCCACCATCAAGAGCGTGCCGGTGGAGCAGTGGAAGACCTATCTGAAATGGCACTTCATCCATGGCCAGGCGGAGGCGCTTCCGGCCGGGTTCGTGGACGAGAACTTCAATTTCTACGGCAAGGTGCTGGGCGGCGCGAAGCAGAACCTGCCACTGTGGAACCGGTGCATGCGTTCGACCGACGGCGACCTGGGCGAGGCGCTGGGCAAGTACTACGTGGAGGTCGCGTTCGGCGGCAACGCCAAGGAACGCACCTTGAAGATGGTGGGCGACATCGAGCGCGCGATGGAGACCGACATCAAGACGATCGACTGGATGACGGACGAGACCAAGCAGAAGGCCCTGGCAAAACTGCACGCGGTCGCGAACAAGATCGGGTATCCCGACAAGTGGCGCGATTATTCGAAGCTGAAGATCGTGCGCGGGGACCGGCTCGGTAATTCGCTGCGCTCGAATGCGTTCGAGAGCAACCGCGAGCTCAAGAAGATCGGCGGTCCGGTGGACAAGACGGAGTGGGGCATGACGCCGCCGACGGTGAACGCCTACTACAACCCGCCCGAGAACAACATCAACTTCCCCGCCGGGATCTTGCAACCGCCGTTCTTCGATAACTCGGTGGACGACGCGGTGAACTACGGAGCGATCGGCGTGGTCATCGGACACGAACTCACCCACGGCTTCGACGACTCGGGGGCGCGCTTCGATGGTAATGGCAACCTGCAGAACTGGTGGTCGCCGGCGGATAAAGCCGAGTTCGAGAAGCGCACCTCGTGCATCGCCGACCAGTACGCGGAGTACTCGCCTCTCGAAGGGGTGAAGTTGAATGGGCGCCTGACGCTGGGGGAGAACGCGGCCGATAACGGCGGTTCGCACCTCGCCATCATGGCGCTGCGGTCAAGCTATCCGGACGGCAAGGAGCCCGCGGAGAAAGACGGCTTCACCGCGGAGCAGCGTTTCTGGATCGGATTCGGGCAGGTGTGGTGCGAGAGCGTGCGTCCGGAGCGCGCGCGGACGATGGCGCTTTCCGATCCGCACTCGCCGGGCCGCTTCCGGACGAACGGCGTGGCCTCGAACTCACCCGACTTCGCCAAGGCCTACGGCTGCAAAGCCGGCGACCCGATGGTGCGGAAGAACGCGTGCAGCGTCTGGTAGTTCTTAGCTGTGGTTAGGAAGGGCCGCCGCAAGGCGGCCCTTGTTGTTGTGGGCTGAACTTACTGCGCGGCGACGCCGGCTTGTTCGTGGGCGTGGTAGCTGGAGCGGACGAGCGGTCCGGACTCGACGTGACGGAAGCCCAGCTTCAGCGCTTCGTCTTTCATGTAGGCGAACTCGTCGGGGTGGTAGAGGCGCGCGATGGGCAGGTGGTCTTTCGAGGGCCGCAAATACTGGCCGATGGTGAGGATGTCGACCTGCTCGCGGGCGAGGTCGCGAAAGACGTCGAGCAACTCCGCCGTGCTCTCGCCCAGGCCGACCATCACGCCGGATTTCGAAAGTATGCCATGGTGTGCGGAGGGCGACATTTTTTTCACGTTGCCGAGCAGCTTGAGCGTGCGTTCATAGCGCGCGCCCGAGCGGACGGCACGATAGAGCCGCGGGACGGTCTCGGTGTTGTGGTTCAGGACTTCGGGGCGAGCGTCGAGCACGGTGGCCAGGCAGTCGTCGTGTCCCTGGAAGTCGGGGATGAGGACCTCGACGCGGCATCCGGGGGCCTGGCGACGGACCTCGCGGATAGTTGCGGCGAAGATCTGCGCGCCGCCAAGGTTATCGTCGTCGCGATTCACGCTGGTGATCACAGCATGCTTCAGTCCGAGGCGCGCGACGGCTTCGGCGACGCGGCGCGGCTCGTCCCAGTCGATGGCTTGGGGAGCGCCCTTGGGGACGGCGCAGAATCCGCAACGGCGCGTGCACAGGTTGCCGAGCAGCATGAAGGTGGCCGTCTTGTGGTTCCAGCACTCGCCGATGTTGGGACACTGCGCGCTCTCGCAGACGGTGTGCAGGTCGAGCGCGCGCGCCAGCTTCTTGAGCTGGTGGTAGTTCTCGCCCATGGGGGCGCGCGCGCGCAGCCATTCCGGCTTGCGCTCGCGAGGCCGCGGAGCGAGGTCGATCTGGACGAGTTCGACGGAGGTGGCCATGCCCTTGTAGAGATGCTAAAGCCTTTGGCCAGGAAGGACAAATCACAATGGACAAAGGACAATTCCGGCCCCCTCCAGGTTTTTCAATTGTCCATTGTCCATTGTCATTTCTCACAGCGTCTTCATGTAAGCGAGGAGGGCGGCGAGCTGGTCGTCGCTCAACTGTCCGCCGAAGGCGGGCATCTTCGATCGGCCGAGAACGATGAGGTCGCGCACGCGTTCGTCGTCGACCGGTTGTCCGCTGACCATGAACTTCTTCCGGTAGAGGCCGGCGAGCGAGGGTCCGTTGCGGTCGCTCGGGGAGTAGGCCTCGTGGCAGACGAGGCAGTGCTGGTGGTAGAGGCGGCGGCCGCTGGCCTGGGTGGCGGTGAGTCCGAGTTCGGCGTCGGACATCTGCGCGCGGGCAGACGGGGCGCGGTTGCAGCCCAGCGGCGCGAAACAGAAGACCGGCACGAGCATGGCGGCGGCGAGCACGCGCCGGACGATTTTCATGCGTGGGGGCTTCATGAGTAAGGGCAAAGGATTATTATGTCTCGCGCGAGTAGGTTTCGCACCTTTCGCATCTTTCGCACCCAGCGAAACCGGGAAACTGGATGCCGATACAGCTCAAGCGTGCGTACGAGAAGCCTTCCGTCGCGGACGGCGTCCGCGTGCTGGTGGACCGGCTGTGGCCGCGCGGCGTGGCGAAAGACAAGGCCGCGATCGATGAGTGGCTGCGCGACCTTGCGCCCTCGGACGAGCTGCGCCAGTGGTTCCACAGCAACACGATGAGCTGGAACGTCTTTCGGAAGCGCTACCTCCACGAACTGAACGCTCCGGCGGCAAACGCCGCGCTCGAGCGTCTGTACGATATCGCGCGCAAGAAAAAGCGGATCACGCTGGTCTACGCCTCGCGCGCCACCGAGCGCAATAACGCGACAGTCTTGAAGGAGCTGCTGGAAGGCATGCGCAAGCCGCCTTCCAGCTCGGGTCCGGCCAAGGCCGCGGCCGTGCCCATGCGCGCCCGAGGCGGTAAATAAAGGGCTAAATAGCGGCGGATGCTGGCCTTCCGATCCCGGAAGACGGCGTGCCGTGCCCGCGACCCGGATCGACATATTTTCTTGCCGCCCCGGCGTGGCTGTGTTTGAATGTGGGACTTCACCCCCCCATACAACAAGGCCCCGAGGATTGCGGCGACACACACTCTAAAGCGACAGATGGGAGCCGTGTATTCCCACGAACCTACATCATCCGCAGGTGCTGCAGGACTACCTGGAAGCGCTCGCTGAAGCGGCGATGGAGGCCTCGTGCGCCGACCACAAGCTGCTGTTCGGTTTTGCGGAGCTGAAATACCGCATGGTGGGAGGTGGAAGGTGTGCGATGTGCCGCTCGCACGTACGGCATGTGGTGCCGGTGACCGCCAAGCGCAACGATGGCGAGGTCATCGCCTATGA from Acidobacteriota bacterium carries:
- a CDS encoding cytochrome c; the protein is MKIVRRVLAAAMLVPVFCFAPLGCNRAPSARAQMSDAELGLTATQASGRRLYHQHCLVCHEAYSPSDRNGPSLAGLYRKKFMVSGQPVDDERVRDLIVLGRSKMPAFGGQLSDDQLAALLAYMKTL
- a CDS encoding M13 family metallopeptidase gives rise to the protein MRYLRIVLLVLACAMLAAAQTQTTMPPSSPTAAPQRMKSFDVDALDKSAQPCQDFYQFACGGFIAKNPIPPDQTRWGRFEMLREYNRGVSRQILEKAAAKKKYTDPNEQKIGDYYASCMDDSATNAKGLTPAQPYLKQIDAMKTNADLAPVVATLHRQGIGGMFRWGPAPMLHNAAMTASWADQGGMALGNKDFYTKTDEKSVKIREQYVAHIANMLKLAGTPEAQAKTQAQQVMDIEMKLANASMTPTERRDTTKLDHWTKISDLEAMTPSFAWDKYFVEVGAPKIIELNVGNPGFFTALDATIKSVPVEQWKTYLKWHFIHGQAEALPAGFVDENFNFYGKVLGGAKQNLPLWNRCMRSTDGDLGEALGKYYVEVAFGGNAKERTLKMVGDIERAMETDIKTIDWMTDETKQKALAKLHAVANKIGYPDKWRDYSKLKIVRGDRLGNSLRSNAFESNRELKKIGGPVDKTEWGMTPPTVNAYYNPPENNINFPAGILQPPFFDNSVDDAVNYGAIGVVIGHELTHGFDDSGARFDGNGNLQNWWSPADKAEFEKRTSCIADQYAEYSPLEGVKLNGRLTLGENAADNGGSHLAIMALRSSYPDGKEPAEKDGFTAEQRFWIGFGQVWCESVRPERARTMALSDPHSPGRFRTNGVASNSPDFAKAYGCKAGDPMVRKNACSVW
- the lipA gene encoding lipoyl synthase; this translates as MATSVELVQIDLAPRPRERKPEWLRARAPMGENYHQLKKLARALDLHTVCESAQCPNIGECWNHKTATFMLLGNLCTRRCGFCAVPKGAPQAIDWDEPRRVAEAVARLGLKHAVITSVNRDDDNLGGAQIFAATIREVRRQAPGCRVEVLIPDFQGHDDCLATVLDARPEVLNHNTETVPRLYRAVRSGARYERTLKLLGNVKKMSPSAHHGILSKSGVMVGLGESTAELLDVFRDLAREQVDILTIGQYLRPSKDHLPIARLYHPDEFAYMKDEALKLGFRHVESGPLVRSSYHAHEQAGVAAQ
- a CDS encoding DUF488 family protein; amino-acid sequence: MPIQLKRAYEKPSVADGVRVLVDRLWPRGVAKDKAAIDEWLRDLAPSDELRQWFHSNTMSWNVFRKRYLHELNAPAANAALERLYDIARKKKRITLVYASRATERNNATVLKELLEGMRKPPSSSGPAKAAAVPMRARGGK